Below is a genomic region from Methanocorpusculum vombati.
GTTGCAAAAGCGACGGAGGCTGTCGGAGGGCTGCCGCCGCTTGCCGGAAAGCGGGTCCTGATCAAACCGAATCTGCTGTCGGATATGGGGCCGGAAACTGCGGCTACAACTCATCCGGAGATAGTGTATGCGGTCTGCCGGATGGTACAGGATGCGGGCGGCGTCCCCCTCATTGCAGACAGTCCGGGTGCGGGACACCTCTACACCCCCAGAACCCTGCGGCGCATCTATGATCGTTCCGGGATGACGCGGGTTGCAGCGGAAACCGGTGCGGAACTCTCGTTTGATACCGGTTCGGCGGAAATCTCATTCCCGGACGGGGTGATGATGAAACGATTTACGCTTATCAATCCGGCTCGTGATGCGGATGTGATACTCTCGGTCTGCAAACTGAAGACACATATGTTTACGAAGTTCTCCGGCGGTGTGAAGAATACCTTCGGCATGATTCCGGGTCTGAACAAACCCGTGTTCCACTCGCGGTTTCCGGCACAGGAGGATTTTTCGGAGATGCTGATTGACCTGAACGAGCTGGCAGGTGTGGACTTTGTGATAATGGATGCGGTCTGCGGGATGGAAGGAAACGGGCCTATGGGGGGAGATCCGAAGTTCTGCGGATATATACTGGCTTCCCGCTCGGTATATGCGCTGGACGTTTCCGCACAGCGGCTGATCGGCATGGACCCGGATCAGATTGCAACAACCGCTGCGGCACGCAGACGCGGTCTGCTGGATGGTGTCGAAGAGACCGGCGATGCAGTGGTGCCGGTCGCGGGTTTTGCACTGCCGCCAACCTATGCCGGACCGCAGAAGAATACCCGGGTTCGCCGTATGCTTCTTTCCCGCATGCAGAAGGCCGGACGACTCTATGCTCCGGCCCCGCATGCGGTTCCCGAACGGTGCACGGCGTGCGGGCAGTGCGTCCGCATCTGCCCGAAGGATGCGGTTGTTCTCCGGAACGGGAAGGCGGTGTTTGATCTCTCACGCTGTATTCG
It encodes:
- a CDS encoding DUF362 domain-containing protein; translated protein: MTVVGAARCGSYDRNAVAFAVAKATEAVGGLPPLAGKRVLIKPNLLSDMGPETAATTHPEIVYAVCRMVQDAGGVPLIADSPGAGHLYTPRTLRRIYDRSGMTRVAAETGAELSFDTGSAEISFPDGVMMKRFTLINPARDADVILSVCKLKTHMFTKFSGGVKNTFGMIPGLNKPVFHSRFPAQEDFSEMLIDLNELAGVDFVIMDAVCGMEGNGPMGGDPKFCGYILASRSVYALDVSAQRLIGMDPDQIATTAAARRRGLLDGVEETGDAVVPVAGFALPPTYAGPQKNTRVRRMLLSRMQKAGRLYAPAPHAVPERCTACGQCVRICPKDAVVLRNGKAVFDLSRCIRCYCCHEMCRERAIDLKHGAISRLLRSVQN